Below is a genomic region from Mesorhizobium sp. NZP2298.
CAAGGTCTGAAGACAGTCGCATTCGGGCTTTTCGGCGGCGGGCCGTTGCGCTCGTCGCCTATCCGCGGCGGAACAGCGCCTCGGCGGCCGATTTGGTGTTGTCCTTGGCCTTGAGTTCGGCCTCCAGCCGGGCGATTTCGTCGCGCAGGATGCCGATGCGCTCCGACAACTCGCCAACCGAGAGCAGCGACAGGTCCTGCCCGATCTCGTGCGGACGCGCCTTCTTCTTGGGTTCGTCGTCGAAGATCGCCATGGTTGCTCCTCCTCCGCCAGACCAGATTGGCCATTTGCCTGATTTGGCAATGAGCATACATAGGGCAAGGGTGTCGATGCAAACAGCCGGTAAGAACGCGGCGAGGAAGATGGGAAAGTTCATGGCGAACGGACAGAAGATTCCGGCAAGGATGACAGCGATCGCGATCTCGGAGCCAGGCGGTCCACGGGTGCTGAAACCGGAAACCCGCGACGTGCCCCAGCCTGGTCCCGGCGAGATCCTGATCAAGGTGCATGCCGCCGGCGTCAACCGGCCCGACGTGCAGCAGCGCAAGGGGGCCTATCCGCCACCGCCCGGCGCATCGGACCTGCCGGGCCTCGAGGTCTCGGGCGAAGTGGCCGCGCTTGGCGACGAGGTATCGCGCTGGCGCATCGGCGAACGGGTCTGCGCGCTCACCCCCGGCGGTGGTTATGCCGAATATGTCAAGGTTCACACGGGCAGCGTGCTGCCTCTGCCGGCCGGGTTCACTCACACGGAAGCAGCAGCCGTGCCGGAGAACTATTTTACCGTCTGGCACAATGTGTTCGAGCGCGGCGGCCTGAAGACGGGTGAGACGCTGCTGGTGCATGGCGGCTCGTCCGGCATCGGCACGACGGCGATCCAACTGGCTTCGGCCTTCGGCGCCTATGTCATCACCACCGCCGGCTCCAAGGAGAAATGCGACGCCTGCCTGAGGCTCGGCGCCGACCGCGCGATCAATTATCGCGAGGAGGATTTCGTCAAGGCGGTGAAAGAGGCGACGGACGGCAAGGGTGCCAATGTCATCCTCGATATGGTTGGCGGCGACTATGTCCAACGAAACTACGAGGCGGCGGCGATCGAGGGCCGCATCGTCCAGATCGCGGTGCAGGCGGGCGCTGTTGCCACAGCCGACTTTTCCAAGATCATGGTCAAGCGGCTGACACATACGGGTTCGACGCTGAGGCCGCGCACCGTCGAGTTCAAGGCGGCAATCGCGGCGGCGCTGGAAGCGCAGGTCTGGCCGCTGCTCGGTACGCGCAAGGTCGCTCCGGTCATGGACATGATCTACCCCCTCACGGATGCCTGGCGCGCGCATGAGCGGATGGAGGAGGGCGAACATATCGGCAAGATCGTGCTCGACGTCGGCTAGGACGTATCGATATTCAGGTGAGCCCGGCCTGCGAATGGCGGCTTCCTGCGCTTCCGGTGTTCACGTACTTTAAGTACGCTCCGCTCCGGTTCTCGGAACTCACCATTCTCGGCTCGGCCTGACCTGAATCCCGACACGTCCCGGCGTGGGTGTCAGTGCCTACAAGATGAACAGAAGCTTAATGGTGCAATGCAGCATTTGCATCATTGCTATGCAAAATCGGCCGTTCAAGTCCTCATCGATGATCACTATCTGTGCAGTATCGAAACGAACACCCCATCAGGAGGACCATCATGAACCCGATCCGCGCTTTCCGTAACTGGCGCATGTACAACGAGACCGTGCGCGAACTGAACCGTCTCAACGCGCGTCAGCTCAGCGATCTCGGTATCAACCGCGCCGACATCGAACGGATCGCCCGCCAGGCGATCTGATTTCAAGCACGACCCGGCCGCAAGGCCGTGCACGTGCCGAGAAGCAGAGCCGTCGCAGACGCTTCCCGTCTCCGGTTCCGAACCCGCTGGACCCCGTCCAGCGGGTTTTGTCTTTTGGGGCAAGTGTATAAGCCGCCGTTAGACCTCTATCAGGCGCTGGGCAGGCTTGACCTCAGTTTTCAGCATGCCATCTTGACAGAAGGGGATCGGTTGCTGCGTGAGGGCGTGGTGGTCCGGCCGGCAAGCCACAACGCCGAAGAAGGCTTCCACGCTCGATGTTGGATGATCTTACCGACAAGATCTACGAAGCTGCTTTCGTGCCGGATCTGTGGCCGGACGTGCTGGAGGGCATAAATGCTGCTTCCACGTCGGTGGGGGGCGCCGTTTTCCTTTTCGCCGACGAGCAGCCGGTGCGCGGAAGAACGGTCCCGTTGTTGCAAGACCTGCTAAGCGAGTTTCTCGTCGGAGACACTCTGCAGTTTTCGACAGCGGTTTCGCGCATGTGCGCGGTTCAACCGGCGAGCTTCGTCGATGTCGAAAGCTTCCTGACGGCCGAGGAAATCGAGAATGATCCGGTCCGTAAACGCCTGCGTGCGCTCGGTATCGGCGCCCATACGTGTACCGCCATTCCGATGCCAAGTGGCGAACTGGCGATCTTCGTGTTTCAGCGTAGGCTGGGCGAAGGCAATTACGACCGCAGCGGCTTCGATGTGCTCGACAATCTCAGGCCGGCCATGGCAAGAGCAAGCCTGGTCGCCGCGCGGCTCGGCCTCGAAAAAGCCAGGGGGACTGTCGCGGCCATGACCGCCATCGGCTTGCCGGCGGCGGTCCTCTCCTCGAGTGGGCGGGTGCTTACCGCCAATCCGTTGCTGGAAGCGATGTCGTCCGTCTTTCTTCCAGTGGCCCTTGGCGGCATGGCTATCGGGGATGCCGATGCCAACCGGCTGTTTCAGCAGGCCATCGTCGCGGCACGCAGCGAAGTCGAACCGCCGGTCCGATCGATCCCGATCCCGGCCGCCGCCGGCCGGCAGCCTCTGATCCTCCACCTCTTGCCGTTGCGCCGCGCCGCGCACGAGATTTTCTCCGGCGCGGACATTCTGGTCGCGGCAACGGCGTTGAGCGCCAGTTCCACGGTCCCCTCGCCAAGCTTGCTTGCCGGGCTTTTCGATCTGACGCCTGCCGAAGCGCGTCTGGCCGCATCCCTCTCGCAAGGGAAAATCCTGGTCGACGCCGCCGCCAATTCGAACATCACGGTGAAGACCGCCCGGACGTATCTGGAGCGAATATTCGCCAAGACAGGGACCGGCCAGCAAAGCCAGCTCGTCGCGCTGCTCAAGAGCGCGGAATTACCCCAGATAAACATGCGCGAGCAGGAATGATCGTCGAACTGACCGATCGTATCTACGAAGCCGCCTTTGTACCCGAGCTATGGCCCGGCGTGCTGGACCAACTGAGCACGGTCTCCCATTCGGCCGCCGCCTCGCTCGTCCTGTTCCGCGATCGCGTCCCGCCGAAATTCATTGCGACCGATCTGATTGCGCCAGTGCTTGAGGCCTTCGACGCTGCCAATGGCTGGCAGAAGAGCGAGGAGGTGCAACTCATGTTTTCGATGACGCCGCCTTCGGCCTTTATCTACGACGCCGATTACTTTCCTCCGGAAGCACTGGAGAGCAACCATCTGCGTCTCGAACGAACCCGACCGCTGGGGATCGGCGGGCAGGTCGGCTCTTTCGTCTTCATGCCGACAGGTGAGATGGCGCTGTTTTCGACCGAACGATGGCGTCACAATGATCGTCCTTCCGGGGAGGACATGGCGCGCTTGAATGCCTTGCGACCGCATCTTGCTCGCGCCGGTCTGGTAGCATCAAGGCTTGGGCTGGAACGTGCCCGTGGTACTGTCTCGGCCATGGAGACAATGGGATTGCCGGCTGCCGTCCTGTCCTCGGCGGGCAGGGTTCTGGTAGCCAATCCGCTCCTGGAAGCGATGCCGGCTATTTTCCGTCCTGCTGCTCTTGGCCGCATGATGATCGGCGACTCGGATGCTGATCTTCTGTTCCAGAAATGCGTCGGGGCGATGGTTGGCCATGGGGAATTTTCCGTCCGGTCAATCCCGTTGCAGGCGCAAGAGGGACGGCCACCGCTCATCATTCACCTGTTGCCGCTGCATCGCTCCGCTCACGATATCTTTTCGGGCGGCGATATCTTAATGGCTGCGACGGCGCTGAGCGCCAGTTCAATGGTCCCATCACCGACCCTGCTCACCGGCCTATTCGATCTGACGCCGGCCGAGGCGCGTCTAGCCTCGGCACTCTCGCAAGGCATTGCGCTGAAAGACGCGGCGGCCACGTCGAAGATCACCGTCAAAAGCGCGCGAACGTATCTCGAACGGATTTTCGCCAAGACCGGTACACGCCAACAAAGCCAGCTTGTGGCGCTTCTCAAGGGCGTTGACCGTTTCTCGGCGCCATGATCACGGCTTTTATCTTCGGCCCAAGAGCTCGATCGACTACCGGCGTCGCAGCGGCTCGGTGCTCTTGAGCAGGGCCACGAGTTCGCTTTGCTGTCGTGTGCCGGTCTTGGCGAAAATCCGCTTGAGATAGGTGCGTCCGGTCTCGGTCAATCTGAAGCCGAGCGGCCCGCAGGCGCCAGATACACCGTCGCCGATCAGCCCAAGCCAAAGGCTTCAGGCCCTCCGCCCGATGCGCCGTCCATTGCCGTACAGCCGAAGGGCGACGCCAGGCCAGTCAATCCTTAGCTGTCGCGCCATTTGCTGGCCTTCCCAAAAACATTGCGAAACGGCAAGGGAACGGTTATACAGGCCGCGAATTTCCCATTTTGGTGGCTCTAAACCACCGCCCGCGCGGGAACGCGGGCGAACGAGAAGGATTTTTAAAATGGCCAATACGCTGCTGATGCCCAAGGCGACCGCCGTCTGGCTGGTCGACAACACCGCGCTCTCCTTTGAGCAGATCGCGCAGTTCTGCGGGCTGCATCCGCTCGAGGTCAAGGCGATCGCC
It encodes:
- a CDS encoding DUF1192 domain-containing protein, whose amino-acid sequence is MAIFDDEPKKKARPHEIGQDLSLLSVGELSERIGILRDEIARLEAELKAKDNTKSAAEALFRRG
- a CDS encoding NAD(P)H-quinone oxidoreductase; the protein is MANGQKIPARMTAIAISEPGGPRVLKPETRDVPQPGPGEILIKVHAAGVNRPDVQQRKGAYPPPPGASDLPGLEVSGEVAALGDEVSRWRIGERVCALTPGGGYAEYVKVHTGSVLPLPAGFTHTEAAAVPENYFTVWHNVFERGGLKTGETLLVHGGSSGIGTTAIQLASAFGAYVITTAGSKEKCDACLRLGADRAINYREEDFVKAVKEATDGKGANVILDMVGGDYVQRNYEAAAIEGRIVQIAVQAGAVATADFSKIMVKRLTHTGSTLRPRTVEFKAAIAAALEAQVWPLLGTRKVAPVMDMIYPLTDAWRAHERMEEGEHIGKIVLDVG
- a CDS encoding DUF1127 domain-containing protein, with the protein product MNPIRAFRNWRMYNETVRELNRLNARQLSDLGINRADIERIARQAI
- a CDS encoding helix-turn-helix transcriptional regulator → MLDDLTDKIYEAAFVPDLWPDVLEGINAASTSVGGAVFLFADEQPVRGRTVPLLQDLLSEFLVGDTLQFSTAVSRMCAVQPASFVDVESFLTAEEIENDPVRKRLRALGIGAHTCTAIPMPSGELAIFVFQRRLGEGNYDRSGFDVLDNLRPAMARASLVAARLGLEKARGTVAAMTAIGLPAAVLSSSGRVLTANPLLEAMSSVFLPVALGGMAIGDADANRLFQQAIVAARSEVEPPVRSIPIPAAAGRQPLILHLLPLRRAAHEIFSGADILVAATALSASSTVPSPSLLAGLFDLTPAEARLAASLSQGKILVDAAANSNITVKTARTYLERIFAKTGTGQQSQLVALLKSAELPQINMREQE
- a CDS encoding helix-turn-helix transcriptional regulator, producing MIVELTDRIYEAAFVPELWPGVLDQLSTVSHSAAASLVLFRDRVPPKFIATDLIAPVLEAFDAANGWQKSEEVQLMFSMTPPSAFIYDADYFPPEALESNHLRLERTRPLGIGGQVGSFVFMPTGEMALFSTERWRHNDRPSGEDMARLNALRPHLARAGLVASRLGLERARGTVSAMETMGLPAAVLSSAGRVLVANPLLEAMPAIFRPAALGRMMIGDSDADLLFQKCVGAMVGHGEFSVRSIPLQAQEGRPPLIIHLLPLHRSAHDIFSGGDILMAATALSASSMVPSPTLLTGLFDLTPAEARLASALSQGIALKDAAATSKITVKSARTYLERIFAKTGTRQQSQLVALLKGVDRFSAP